Below is a genomic region from Salmo salar chromosome ssa11, Ssal_v3.1, whole genome shotgun sequence.
tgccaaggggaaggagagatgtgtCCGGGTCTTCCTGGAGCACGGAGGTGAATACGAGGGTCTGGTGTTTTGGTCCACAGGATGTTGGGCGCACCTTAATTGGATAGGACGGGCTCCTAGTAATGGCTGGAGGGGAATCAGGGGAATTGTATCAAACACAGGGTTTCCAAGTGTTggattccatttgctccgttccagcctttattatttattattatgagccgtcctccccttagcagcctcctgtgctgttGTCACATGTTGAATGCAGTGTTCTGCCTTCTTTCTTTTTCCTTAGCAGAGCTCTAAAAGCCCCCAAGGTTATAGTCACGGCTAAATTGAAACCAATGGAGGCCAAGTGTTAGTAGAGATGGGTGCTAGAGAAACACTTTTCACAATTGGCCTGGTGACAAGGTCGGTGAAAGGATTTGTGAGGTCCCCTGTCAGAATCCATGTTCACAAAGAAAAGGAGACTAGCAGAGGAAATGGTTGTTACACATCAAGGGTCTGCCATATGATGCTACATGCATCCATTCAGTGGCTTTATATCAGTAATCTAATCACATATTTGTTCATAATGATTATCCTTTCACATGTGTTGTTTGTTTGAGATATATTTCATATTGGTGCACCATGACAGTGCAACCTGAATCAAATTCCACCTTTGAATTGGTGGTCTATAGATGGCAGTATATAACCAGTCTGGGAATGGCAGCAGCTAATCTTCTCCACAGCTTCACTCCCAGGTCATTCTAACACGGtatgtagggtgaagttgcccctagatgctgatcttgggtcggTTTtacattttccccactaatggttaaggctaggacaggggagggggaagctcatcctagatctgtacctaggggaaactttacCCTATAGCAGTCTAACAGTATGCTTCTGAGCAGAGTGAAAAATCATGTTCATTTTAGGAAATTATGATGGAatagtgttgcagtcatttattgtttttattttttgctaTTAAAATGTGTACAGATTTTGATTCCAAATCATGTAGATGCAGTGATCATGACATCAAGTCCAGAGGGCGCTGTAGACCGTCTCTCAGTAACTGTTTTTCTCTGAACAGCTCATTGGACGAGTCAGGGATTTATTTTGGATTATGCGCAGAAAAAATTGAGACCGTTGAAATATATGCATAACCAACAAAGCAAGAGAGTATGTTGTTACCCTTGACTTAATTGTCTAAAATAATTTAACGATACTCTAAAAATAATCTCTTTGCTAGTCAGTCATATAGCCTACCTAATGGATTTATGTTGGATAAGAGGGGAGCCAGCCATTTTTAACAAGGCTGTTTGAATGGAAAATTCCCCTCTAGGCCCTAGCGGACACTGACGTGGTCATTACCAGCACTCTCGGCCTTGGCTAATTGAAATAGCAGGACTTTAACCCCTGACCCTGCTTTCACACTCTGTCTCACTGATGCTAATTGTTCTAATGCTCCAGCATCTGTCGGCCCACTCTTTCCATTCACACCACAGCAGGctttaaagtggcaatcagcagATGAAATAATAACACAGTGGAATCTCCGctcctgttttggtaaaaagctgagagaTGGGACTGTTGAACTGTAACCaccctcaaattcatagacagagctatggatgcaaggactgaccatccatgatatcaaagtgTAGTTTAAACCATTTTTTGAGTCTGTGTAGtgattgtttacatttactttgtttacaaacattggagtaaaacaagcttatattattggttctgatggggtatgatagttgaactgagctcatgaggcatttataagttatattcttcaaaaatcACTGGAAACATGTAAGTTCAGAAATGTATGTAGTAATTGCAGATTGTCCCTTTAATGTTTTACACTGCTGTCACTCAatcatccatcctctctcctctctctcggagTCTCGGAGTCTGTTTGATATTTGTTAGTGTTTTAACTGAATGggtctttttgttgttgtaataaagAGCCTGTAGAAGACAGTTCCCCTCACCCCCCATTGTCCCCTGTCTATCTCCCGCACAGCTGACCCCACAGTAAAGGACTTCATCGGCGGCTTCACGGCGCTCCACTATGCCGCCATGCACGGCCGCGCACGCATCGCCCGCCTCATGCTGGAGTCGGACTTCCGCAGCGACATCATCAATGCCAAGAGCAACGACGGCTGGACGCCGCTGCATGTGGCCGCCCACTACGGCCGCGACTCTTTCGTGCGGCTCCTCCTTGAGTTCCGCGCCGAGGTGGATCCCCTCAGCGACAAGGGCACCACGCCCCTCCAACTCGCCATCATCCGCGAGCGCTCCAGCTGCGTGAGAATCCTGCTGGACCACAGCGCCAATATCGACATTCAAAATGGCTTCCTGCTGCGCTACGCCGTCATCAAGGGGAATCATTCCTACTGTCGTATGTTCCTGCAGCGGGGTGCGGACACTAACCTGGGTCGCCTCGAGGACGGGCAGACTCCGTTGCACCTATCGGCACTAAGAGACGACGTGCTGTGTGCCCAGATGCTCTACAAGTACGGTGCCGAAACCAACACAAGGAACTATGAGGGCCAGACTCCTGTGGCGGTGTCGTCGAGCATGTCGGGCATTAGCCGGCCCTGCCTGGACTTCCTACAGGAGGTCACCAGTAAGTCTTGGGCAGGGAGGGGCACCGTCTGGGGACACTAGGCTGTTAGTAGTACTAGTACCGTATCGCTAGTGGATATAAACACTGTTTTTAATGTCATGGCTTGACTGGGACTCAGCGTTTCCCCTAGATTGCTTTATCAGACAGACGGAACGATGACGCCCTAAAATTAACATCCAAAGTTGTGTTAAATATAACTGCCAATGTATCAATACAACTTAACATATTCGTTGTTGGTTGTCAAAAACATTTGTGCAGATCAGACTAGTAAAGTAAATGAGAACTTTCTATGAACCTGAACAGAAACCTGAAGTCAAAACAGGACAGGGCGATGGAAAcgctacaagtctggttcagaaAGTGTTGGCGCAAGATTGTAAGTTGAGAGGAGAAAAAGAACCTCCAGAAACATAGGGACAGGGAGCGTTGCCATGGTTTTATAATGACCAGTGTTCTGTTGGGGGGGGCACGACGTTACCTGAAGCAGAAATGATTTTAGAGGCACAATGCCCTGCTGCATTCCTCTGTGTTTCTCACTGAACTTTGATATGGAGATATCAAAGAGCTCTGGGctgctcccaaatggcaccctatccccatactgtatattccccatagggctctggtcaaaagtagtgcactatgtagtgaatggggtggccatttgggacgaagaccTGCTGTGCTATTTCAGACTGACAGCCATGTGAAGTCAGACCCCTCTATTCATTCAGACCTTAGCAAACGATCAGCCAGATCACATATCCCCCTTATTGATTACACTGACTACCTCAGTGGATGAACCCATCTGCTGCGGCTAGCAGGGCCTTGTTGAAGGATGAATGGCACCCAGCTCTTATGAAGCTCATTGTATATTATGCCATAGATGTATCAGTGTTTCCCTTAGGTTGTTTCTCAGGTGGGTTGGGTGGGGAGCAGAGCGTCGGCCCCCTAGCTACATCCAGCGCTGCCGCTGCCAACACTGAAATCTCAACTAGATAGATGTAGAGAGATGAAATGGAAACGAGAATGTCTTTTAAAAGTTGAAATACAACCAAACATGATTTAACACTTACCTTGGCTGAAGTTGGTTCACCAACATTGATATTTCACCTGTAGTCTATAAATGATTGTCTTGAAGCCTTTGGTTTGTAAAGGAGAACTGCGACTCATCTTCCGTATGAtttctctttatttagacagtgTTGATGAAGGGGTAGCCTATAGTTGAAGAGTGGAGAAAGCATTACCACTGTGCCACGCTGTCACACATGTCTGAGATTTTTAAACCAAACCTTTAGTTCAGTTTCACCTGGAGAAAGGAAAGGACAGCTTAGTTCTGGAgactgcagacagacacagaggacaGTATGGTTGTGGTGACTAGGGAGAAAAGAGGACAGTATGGTTGTGGTGACAGTAGACGGGGAGAGACGAGGACGGTATGGTTGTggtgacagggagaggaggacagtatGGTGACAGACTGGAGAGACGAGGACGGTATGGTTGTGGTTACAGTAGACGGGGAGAGGCCATCCAGCTGGGTTGGGTCCTGCCCTTGTGTTTTTTCCAGCTGGCTTTGGTTGTGGTTGCTTCCTATggcagagagaacgagagactgggagagagggaatgtgagGAAGAGGGATTTTTCTCTTGCCACATTAGACTGATAACACTCCAGTGCTAGCTTCCTGGATGCTAATAGATTTTTCCTCCAGTTtcctaaacattttaaaactgccAATAAGAGGGTGTTTGGCCTTGAAAGGCTCATTGTTGTCCCATTTGAAGTGTGGAATAATCTAAAGTCACAGTGCGAGGGAGCTTACTGACCAGCTGCTTGTTTCACTTTGATTCAGAGTCAAATGTCATGAATCAAAGTGAAACAAGCAAATTGACACCACTAGACATGCTTGTCTGACTCACCCTGGCTCACCTGTAACAGCGTGACTTCCAGTCTTCTGTTCACCTTTTACATCCTCAGTCTTTTGTGCAAGATTAGTTATCAAAACACGCTTAACTTCAACCTTTTATTTCATACACACGATTGTAGAATGACCAGTTCAAGGGCAATCTCTTTGATATTGTTAACAGATGTGTTGTATCTTTTCAGGACAACCCAGGACTTTGCAGGACATGTGTCGGATAAACATCCGAAATCGCATAGGCCTCCAGAGCTTGAAGTTTCTGGAGGACCTGCCCATTGCCAAGGTCATGAAAGACTACCTAAAACACAAGTTTGACAATGTGTGATGacaagagttttttttttttttatataccccACCCCCCCCCCGAACCAGGCAGACAGAGAACGTCGTTCTCTCCTTTCATCAGACTATGCAAGCATTGTGCTACCTTCCGTTGTCTGAagcctggaggaggtggaggaccaGGTTTTTGTACAACCTCCAGAGGTCACTTTGTAACCTCAGTTAAACACGCTGTCGGATGGTGGAGACGGAGTATCTTTCTCTCTCGGGCGTGTTTCCAACCACGTTATCAGCGTTACGCCTTTGGATGGACGGGAACAGGTGGCAGTGTTTCAAGTAGGGCTTTCTTTCAATCATGATGAATGGTTGATGAAGTGGTGCAGTCCTAATTCATGTTGTGGAATAAAGCTTGTTTTGATAGAAATTAGATGACCGTCGATTCGTTGCTGTCATGTTACCTGTCATGTTACCCATAATGTATGTCACATGTCAGATTTCAGTCCACATCGTGCCAATGATTTTCTTTGTGGATATTAAGTGTTCCTATTAGTTTTCATGAAGATGCCCATGTTTCTTTGCTGTGGTAAATCTGGGGAAGTTGAGCGCGAGAGAGACtgacccttttttttttttttgttaagtgGAAAACTTGTTGCAGAATGGGTCAATCTTGTGATACAACATTTCAAATAATCAAGTTATCGAAACCCCTTAATTATTCAAGTATTACAAAAGCTCAGTGCTGAGTTACCTCAAGCTTGAGTTGGCTAAAGTAGACCCGTTTTGACTTGATTTATTGATTGAAGGATTCACAAGTGAGCGATACCGAGGAAGGTTTTCAGTAGAGGGAAGGCCAGAGTTTTCCACATTTACAGTAGGTGTTCACAAGATGAGTCATCCAGCATAGCTCGGTGAAGTCTGTCTGCAATGGTTACCATGTACAGACATAAacatcataaaaaaaaaaaaagtgtaaataATTGTCATATATGTACAGCAGATATTTTTGTAGAATTATTTAAGCGATGATCTCCTGTATTCTTAATGTATTTGTAATTTGTTGgatggtattgtgtgttgatgtgacccatgtattgtttttctatgtttatgcGTGTCTTTTAAGAGTTTTACAAGACACGCACCTGTATTTTTTAAACtaaatatttagttaaaatacgTTCAAATTATTTTTACTTTGTGGGAGATGGAACGAGTATTGGGTTAAGAATAAAATAAGTGAATTTGTGTTTAAATGTCAATGCCCCTGTTTTTAAATCATATTTGTTCACATTTGTGTGAATTTAAGGTTAATCCAGATTTTTTCCCCCCATCACTTTGATTGTCACTGATACTAATGAATGGTGTTTACATAGATTTAGATGCATGATTTCAAAGACAGTATTTGCATAGTTTTTTGCCCAACATTTCAAAGTGCAGTGATGTCTGCGTTGTAATTCTGAACAGACATAAAGAGGTGGTAGAGGTCTTCCTCTTGCTGGTGCAATGTTTTGTTTAATTTGCATCTGGCCTGTGGTCAAACGGCAGTACTCTGCTCCCTACCTTAGATTTGAATTATAAGCGCAGACTTTTCTAATTCACTTTGAATACTTTTAGACAGCACATTATTCAGTTGCATAGACTTTAAAACAGGGGTTGGCAACAGGTGGCCCGCGGGCCCTCAGGAATTTCCTTTTTGGTCAAAAAAAGACAAATCAACAGGAATTCAGCTAAAAACtaatttaatttaggaaatctgttcaagTATTTCCATAAATAAATGATGAtcatgtctcaatgtaatcaaggtaggAAATTGTACTTGAAAATGACAATCTCTTTTTGGGATTAGTTGTGTTCAATTTGCAGTGCACAAATGATTAGAAATATGTTCTGGTGACAAACATCAGCCGGTGGTTTGAGTTGCCTACCCCTACCTTAACCAACTGTTAGAAATGTTGAAATGCAGGTTGATCCTCCATCCTTAGTTAATgaaagtttttatttttatatatatatattttagtagcagtcaaaagtttggactcctactcattccagggtttttctttatttgtactattttctacattgtagaatgatagtgaagacatcaaaactatgaaatgacacatggaatcatgtagtaaccagaagtgttaaaaaaatgtaaatatatttgagattcttccaagtagccaccctttgccttgatgacagcttcgcattctcctcagccagcttcatgaggtagtgacctggaatgcatttcaacaaGGCATTGCcttgttcatttgtggaatttctttccttaatatgtttgagccaatcagttgtgttgtgacaaggtagggttggtatacagaaggtttcttcaagtgcagtcgcaaaaaccatcaagcgctatgatgaaactgtttctcatgaggaccgccacaggaaaggaagaaccagagttacctctgctgcagaggataaggtcATTAGAGTtatgtgatggtgtggaggtgctttgctggtgacactgatttatttagaattcaaggcacacttaaccagcatggctaccacagtattcggCAGTGATatgctatcccatctggtttgcgcttagtgggactttcattttatttttccacaggacaatgaccccaaaacacacctccagactgtgtaagggctatttgaccaaggagagtaatggagtgc
It encodes:
- the LOC106562481 gene encoding ankyrin repeat and SOCS box protein 7 produces the protein MTPPLTRCNRMLNHHCRRNPELQEELQIQAAVAAGDVYTVRKMLEQGYSPKIRDANGWTLLHFSAAKGKERCVRVFLEHGADPTVKDFIGGFTALHYAAMHGRARIARLMLESDFRSDIINAKSNDGWTPLHVAAHYGRDSFVRLLLEFRAEVDPLSDKGTTPLQLAIIRERSSCVRILLDHSANIDIQNGFLLRYAVIKGNHSYCRMFLQRGADTNLGRLEDGQTPLHLSALRDDVLCAQMLYKYGAETNTRNYEGQTPVAVSSSMSGISRPCLDFLQEVTRQPRTLQDMCRINIRNRIGLQSLKFLEDLPIAKVMKDYLKHKFDNV